In the Peromyscus maniculatus bairdii isolate BWxNUB_F1_BW_parent chromosome 20, HU_Pman_BW_mat_3.1, whole genome shotgun sequence genome, one interval contains:
- the Cbx6 gene encoding chromobox protein homolog 6, translated as MELSAVGERVFAAESIIKRRIRKGRIEYLVKWKGWAIKYSTWEPEENILDSRLIAAFEQKERERELYGPKKRGPKPKTFLLKARAQAEALRISDVHFSVKPSASASSPKLHSSAAVHRLKKDIRRCHRMSRRPLPRPDPQGGSPGLRPPISPFSETVRIINRKVKPREPKRNRIILNLKVIDKGPGGGSPAQGAGALARPKVPSRNRVIGKSKKFSESMLRTQIRHMKFGTFALYKPPPAPLAPSTAGKADVASSGPGLLLATPAAAPYDAHSSSSSGCPSPTLQSSDPDDAPPKLLPETMSRSASNWREPEVLDLSIPPEAAATGQRAPPDAAAAAAAGQALHTALEPTGASSSEPEAGDWRPEMSPCSNVVVTDVTSNLLTVTIKEFCSPEDFEKVAAGVAGAAAGGGGTGPSK; from the exons ATGGAGCTGTCTGCAGTGGGCGAGCGGGTCTTCGCGGCCGAATCCATCATCAAACGCCGGATCCGCAAG GGACGCATCGAGTACCTGGTGAAATGGAAGGGGTGGGCGATCAA GTACAGCACTTGGGAGCCGGAGGAGAACATTCTGGATTCGAGGCTCATCGCAGCCTTCGAGCAGAA GGAAAGGGAACGTGAGCTGTATGGGCCCAAGAAGAGAGGACCCAAACCCAAAACTTTCCTCCTAAAG GCCCGGGCCCAGGCCGAGGCCCTCCGCATCAGTGATGTGCATTTCTCGGTCAAGCCGAGCGCCAGCGCCTCCTCGCCCAAGCTGCACTCCAGCGCCGCGGTACACCGGCTCAAGAAGGACATCCGCCGCTGCCACCGCATGTCTCGCCGCCCCCTGCCACGACCAGACCCACAGGGGGGCAGCCCTGGCCTGCGCCCACCCATCTCGCCCTTTTCTGAGACGGTGCGCATCATCAACCGCAAGGTGAAGCCCCGGGAGCCCAAGCGGAACCGCATCATCCTGAACCTGAAGGTGATTGACAAGGGTCCGGGAGGAGGCAGCCCTGCGCAGGGTGCAGGGGCGCTTGCCCGCCCCAAAGTCCCATCGCGGAACCGGGTCATTGGGAAGAGCAAGAAGTTCAGCGAAAGCATGCTGCGCACCCAGATCCGCCACATGAAGTTTGGCACCTTTGCGCTGTACAAGCCCCCGCCCGCCCCTCTGGCGCCCTCTACCGCGGGCAAAGCCGACGTGGCCTCCTCCGGGCCTGGGCTGCTCCTGGCCACCCCAGCAGCTGCCCCCTATGACGCACACAGCTCCAGCTCTTCCGGCTGCCCCTCACCCACACTGCAGTCCTCTGACCCAGACGATGCACCACCCAAGCTGCTACCCGAGACCATGAGCCGATCTGCTTCCAACTGGCGAGAGCCAGAGGTGCTGGATCTGTCCATCCCTCCCGAGGCGGCTGCCACAGGCCAGCGGGCGCCTCCTgatgccgctgctgctgctgctgcgggccAGGCACTCCACACAGCCCTGGAGCCCACAGGTGCCTCCTCCTCCGAGCCCGAGGCTGGGGACTGGCGCCCCGAGATGTCGCCGTGCTCCAATGTCGTCGTCACAGATGTCACCAGCAACCTCCTGACCGTGACCATCAAGGAATTCTGCAGCCCTGAGGATTTCGAGAAGGTGGCTGCTGGGGTGGCAGGTGCTGCAGCGGGGGGTGGTGGCACCGGGCCAAGCAAGTGA